The following proteins are encoded in a genomic region of Gouania willdenowi chromosome 6, fGouWil2.1, whole genome shotgun sequence:
- the c6h11orf96 gene encoding uncharacterized protein C11orf96 homolog has translation MAAVRQMVMEASSFHALPAHLMASAMEEFPQQRPVPKCPARGKSRSRRPREARFKTQPVTFAEIAEVEEEGSSPLEEERARRSFLQSLENLRKSTQTLHCPPAAQHSCTPTSTHTSLDSSDSDSTQ, from the coding sequence ATGGCTGCTGTGCGTCAGATGGTTATGGAGGCCTCAAGCTTCCACGCTCTGCCGGCTCACCTCATGGCCTCAGCTATGGAGGAGTTCCCCCAACAGCGACCAGTCCCCAAATGCCCTGCAAGGGGCAAGAGTCGCTCCCGCAGACCTCGTGAGGCTCGCTTCAAAACCCAGCCAGTCACTTTTGCAGAGATTGCAGAAGTGGAAGAAGAAGGGTCTTCTCCCCTGGAGGAGGAGAGGGCACGTCGCTCCTTCCTGCAGTCTCTGGAGAACCTTCGGAAGAGCACGCAGACCCTCCACTGCCCACCAGCTGCCCAGCACAGCTGCACCCCGACGTCCACACACACCAGTCTGGACTCCAGTGACTCCGACTCCACTCAGTGA